The window CAGGTAGGGGATCGGTGGCTCGAGGGGGCGGCTCGGCTCCGGGTGGTGGACCCGGTCGAGGCCGCGGTAGACGGGATGGGCGAGATCGAGGGCGACGGCGTCGCCCACGTGGCGGCCGTCGATGAACAGGCTCAGGCGCTCGAGGTGCAGGGGGTGATAGCGGATCTCGACCCGGCGGCCTTCCAGCCCGGGTGGCGCTTCGTAGCGGTTGCCGTCGAAGCGAAGACACCCGGTCTTGTCCACCCGGCGCACCCGCCGCCACAAAAAGACGTGGGCGAGTTTTTCGGCCGACACGCTGCGGCGCTCCTTGAGGCGGGCAAACCGAATGGCCGGCGCCTCGCCCGTCTCGCTGTGGACCTGCACGTGGTACGCCTCCTCGATCCAGGCCGCAAGCCTTTCGTTGAGGGCGGACAGGTGCGAGACAGGGTGGTGGGAAAGCTCCCGCAGGAACTGATCTTGCAGGGTTTCGAAGAAGCGCTCGATCTTGCCGCGGCCTTCGGGATGGCCGGGCGTGCCGGAGATGTGGCGGATACCGAGCTCGGCGCAGGCCCGGGTGAAGACCTCGGCCTGGAAGATGAGGCCCCGGTCGACGTAGACCCGCCAGGGAAGGCCCCGGCGCAACAGCGCTTGCTGGAAGCACAGCTCCAGCGCATAGAGGTCTTCGGCCCAGAAGAACTCGGCATGGGCTACCAGCCGGGAGTGGTCGTCGAGGAAGGCCAGAAGATACGTGCGCCGCATGCGGCCGGGCTGGAGGGGATCCGGCAGCGCCGGACCCGGCGTGGCATCGCCCTGCCACAGGTCGTTGGGGGCCTTGGCCTCAAAGCGGCGCAGGCCCGGCTTGGGGGGAAGGATGCGCTGGGTTAAGCCTTCTCGGTGGAGGTGGCGCCAGAGGGTGTTGGCTTTGAGGGTCTGCGGGGCCACCAGGCCGGCCGCCTCCATCAGCCGCACCACCTGGGGCAGGCTGCGGGCCGGGTCCTGGCGCTTGAGGGCTTTGGCCTGCTCCAAAAGCTCGGGGGTGACGACCCGCACCGATCCCCGGTCCCGCCGCATGGCCGGCCGCAGGGCCTCCAACCCGCCGAGTCGGTAGCAACGGACCCACCGGCGCAAGGTCGGGACGCTCACGTGCAGGCGCCGGCCGTCCGGCAAAAGATGCTCCCGGCCGACCACCTCCTCCCGCCAGCGCCGCTTTTCCTCGGTGTCGGCCAGGGGATCCAACAGCGGGGCGATGAGCGAGTAGCGAAACAACGCCAGCGTATCGTCGGGCCAGGAAGCCATGGAAGCATCCTCCCTGTCGTGGGGTTTGCTTCCAGTCTCCGGCAACCGGGCCCTATCCGAGAAGGCGCCAGGGTTTGGGGGGTCCGGCAGCCCGGCCAGAGGCGAACGGATGATCGACCATGAAGCGGGACAAGCCACCCTGCCCCGGCCTTCTTTCCTCAAAGCCAGGCCGGGTCGCCCTGGAGCAGGAGGTTGACCATGTCCAGAAGGCCGGCCGCTATCGGCCCAAGATGCGCCTGCCTCACTCCCTGCCGTAGTGTCTCGGCGAAGTCCAGGCACGCCCCCAACGGGTCATCCTCCGGCGGATGCAGGACCGGCGGGCCGGTAGGAAGGGCCCCGGCCAGCTCCCCCCACCACTCCTGCAGCCGGGCCAAGACCCCCGGCGCCTCGGCCGAGG is drawn from Bacillota bacterium and contains these coding sequences:
- a CDS encoding Mu transposase C-terminal domain-containing protein, whose product is MASWPDDTLALFRYSLIAPLLDPLADTEEKRRWREEVVGREHLLPDGRRLHVSVPTLRRWVRCYRLGGLEALRPAMRRDRGSVRVVTPELLEQAKALKRQDPARSLPQVVRLMEAAGLVAPQTLKANTLWRHLHREGLTQRILPPKPGLRRFEAKAPNDLWQGDATPGPALPDPLQPGRMRRTYLLAFLDDHSRLVAHAEFFWAEDLYALELCFQQALLRRGLPWRVYVDRGLIFQAEVFTRACAELGIRHISGTPGHPEGRGKIERFFETLQDQFLRELSHHPVSHLSALNERLAAWIEEAYHVQVHSETGEAPAIRFARLKERRSVSAEKLAHVFLWRRVRRVDKTGCLRFDGNRYEAPPGLEGRRVEIRYHPLHLERLSLFIDGRHVGDAVALDLAHPVYRGLDRVHHPEPSRPLEPPIPYLELLVQRRRQRQARALSPLRLSLMDNPEAMPDV